From Hippoglossus stenolepis isolate QCI-W04-F060 chromosome 6, HSTE1.2, whole genome shotgun sequence, a single genomic window includes:
- the LOC118110706 gene encoding protein kinase C-binding protein 1 isoform X5 → MHPQSLAEEEIKTESDVVEGMDASLRSKVPDPPGLAERPVVPQKRKVSSPTHSSNGHSPSDTSPSPVKKKKKPGAIGSNKDQSELRHGPFYYMKQPALTTDPVDVVPQDGRNDFYCWLCHREGQVLCCELCPRVYHAKCLKLPAEPDGDWFCPECEKITVAECIETQSKAMTMLTLDQLSYLLKFALQKIKQPGTEPFQKPVSLEQHPDYAEYIFHAMDLCTLEKNVKKKMFGCTEAFLADMKWILHNCIIYNGGNHKLTATAKVIVKICEHEMNEIEVCPECYLSSCQKRENWFCEPCSQPHPLVWAKLKGFPFWPAKALRDKDGQVDARFFGQHDRAWVPINNCYLMSKEIPFSVKKTKSIFNSAMQEMEVYVENIRKKFGVFNYAPFRTPFTPNNQLQMLLDPSNPSAGTVKTEKNEKLRLNFDTTASPKMVLSKSSTPSGMTRRVSMTDMPRSPMSTSSSIHTGSDGEQDMEKASRNPGFHYSTGEESMDCSGSPVSGRMGPTGSVTGSPKPFNPGLVPKQERTSGTGGILNLNLGIDEISEDVYKGVDHSDSEDSEKSDSSDSEYLSDEEHKPKISTQDDKDKAEKKRPKASTDRENKEGGTGPGDKVTIESLLKEKQGTNGPDRDLQDKPRTPQSQPLADKPKAPEEGKGDSATSVTEQDSDSERELVIDLGDEHGGRDSKRARREPGASAAKTPKESNAAKLEGKLPSSATAAAPSRDAASSLKDALQPSITAALNLVSTAASGPSSSTTATSGPTSAASPASTSVSAASPVPAALKKQRPLLPKETAQAVQRAVVWNPTKFPASSQKLQMEKVQKQQQQGEQSAVQTQAQTPGQTRSPQQLQSQPQNSSSSTRYQTRQAAKVQHKDPPQNTSSSTAAQVTSSSSSSFMSGDVQIPTVSADVAADITKYTNKIMDTIKGTMTEIYSDLSKNTSGNTIAEIRRLRIEIEKLQWLHQQELSEMKHNLELTMAEMRQSLEQERERLVAEVKKQTEVEKQQAVDETKKKQWCANCRKEAIFYCCWNTSYCDYPCQQAHWPEHMKSCTQSASASQQDPEAEPNSEPSIKASGHSPATQTLPSGAGSISDKSNSPSFMDKSKDSAAVTVT, encoded by the exons TCAGAGCTAAGACATGGTCCGTTTTACTATATGAAGCAGCCAGCACTCACCACAGATCCTGTTGATGTTGTACCGCAGGACGGCAGGAATGACTTCTACTGCTGGCTGTGCCACCGCGAGGGCCAGGTGCTCTGCTGTGAGCTCTGCCCCAGGGTGTACCACGCCAAGTGCCTCAAACTACCAGCCGAGCCCGATGGCGACTGGTTCTGTCCAGAGTGTGAG AAAATAACCGTTGCCGAATGCATTGAAACCCAGAGCAAGGCAATGACGATGCTGACATTAGACCAACTGTCCTACTTGCTCAAATTTGCACTCCAAAAGATTAAACAGCCAGGG ACTGAGCCTTTTCAGAAGCCTGTGTCTCTGGAACAACACCCAGATTACGCTGAGTATATCTTCCATGCCATGGACCTGTGTACTTTAGAGAAG aatgtaaaaaagaaaatgttcgGCTGCACTGAAGCCTTTCTTGCTGATATGAAATGGATCTTGCACAACTGCATCATCTATAATGGAG GTAATCATAAACTCACAGCAACTGCGAAAGTCATCGTCAAGATTTGTGAACATGAG ATGAACGAGATCGAGGTGTGTCCAGAGTGTTACCTGTCTTCATGCCAAAAAAGGGAAAACTGGTTTTGTGAGCCATGT AGTCAACCCCACCCCCTGGTCTGGGCCAAGCTAAAGGGGTTTCCTTTCTGGCCAGCAAAAGCACTTCGAGATAAGGACGGACAGGTAGACGCACGGTTCTTTGGTCAACATGACAG GGCATGGGTCCCCATCAACAACTGCTACCTCATGTCCAAAGAGATCCCCTTCTCCGTGAAAAAGACGAAAAGCATTTTCAACAGTGCCATGCAGGAGATGGAGGTCTATGTGGAAAACATTCGCAAGAAATTCGGGGTCTTCAACTACGCACCCTTCCGCACTCCCTTCACACCCAACAACCAGCTACAGATGCTGTTGGACCCCTCCAACCCCAGTGCTGGGACAGTGAAGACGGAGAAAAATGAGAAACTTCGCTTAAACTTTGATACGACCGCATCTCCCAAGATGGTCCTCAGCAAGAGTTCCACACCCAGTGGAATGACTCGCAGGGTCTCCATGACGGACATGCCTCGGTCCCCCATGAGCACCAGCTCGTCTATCCACACAGGGTCTGATGGGGAGCAGGACATGGAGAAGGCCAGCAGGAATCCTGGTTTCCACTACAGCACTGGAGAGGAATCAATGGACTGTTCAG GGTCTCCGGTCTCAGGCAGGATGGGTCCTACAGGCAGTGTGACAGGCAGCCCAAAACCCTTTAACCCTGGACTAGTGCCCAAACAGGAAAGGACCTCGGGCACAGGCGGCATCCTAAATCTCAACCTGG GGATTGATGAGATTTCTGAAGATGTGTATAAAGGTGTGGATCACAGTGACTCGGAAGACTCTGAGAAGTCGGACTCAAGTGACAGCGAGTATCTCAGCGACGAGGAACACAAGCCAAAGATCTCAACCCAGGACGACAAggacaaagcagagaaaaagaggCCTAAGGCGAGCACGGACAGAGAGAATAAGGAGGGAGGAACAGGGCCAGGGGATAAAGTCACCATTGAATCCCTGCTTAAAGAGAAACAGGGGACCAATGGCCCAGATAGGGACCTCCAGGACAAGCCCAGAACGCCCCAGTCTCAGCCCCTCGCTGACAAGCCCAAAGCTCCAGAGGAGGGCAAAGGAGATTCTGCTACATCAGTAACGGAGCAAGACTCTGATTCTGAAAGAGAGCTGGTGATTGACCTGGGTGATGAACACGGAGGTCGGGACTCAAAGAGGGCGAGAAGAGAGCCAGGAGCTTCGGCTGCCAAGACTCCCAAAGAGTCTAATGCTGCCAAGTTGGAAG GTAAACTTCCTTCATctgctacagcagcagcaccatcaCGGGACGCTGCCTCCAGCCTGAAAGATGCCTTGCAACCTTCCATCACCGCTGCCCTCAACCTCGTCTCCACTGCAGCATCCGGTCCGTCCAGTTCCACCACAGCTACCAGCGGACCAACCAGTGCTGCCTCTCCTGCCTCCACCTCGGTCTCCGCAGCATCCCCAGTACCTGCAGCGTTAAAGAAACAGCGCCCCCTACTGCCCAAAGAGACAGCTCAGGCCGTGCAGCGGGCAGTGGTCTGGAATCCCACCAAGTTTCCAGCGTCCTCTCAGAAGTTGCAAATGGAGAAggtgcagaagcagcagcagcaaggagAGCAGTCAGCAGTGCAAACACAGGCCCAGACGCCAGGTCAAACACGAAgcccacagcagctgcagtctcaACCGCAGAACTCCTCTTCCAGCACCCGCTATCAGACCAGACAGGCAGCCAAAG TGCAACACAAAGACCCGCCTCAGAATACGTCCTCATCCACAGCTGCACAGGTCACATCCTCTAGCTCCTCTTCCTTCATGTCAGGAGACGTACAGATCCCCACAGTCtctgctgatgtggctgcagaTATAACCAAGTACACGAACAAG ATTATGGACACAATAAAAGGGACAATGACTGAAATCTACAGCGACCTTTCCAAAAACACGTCAGGAAACACAATTGCAGAG ATACGACGGTTAAGAATAGAGATTGAAAAACTCCAGTGGTTGCATCAACAAGAGTTGTCAGAGATGAAACACAATCTAG AACTGACGATGGCGGAGATGAGGCAGAGTCTGGAGCAGGAAAGAGAACGGTTGGTGGCTGAGGTGAAGAAGCAGACGGAAGTGGAAAAGCAGCAGGCGGTGGACGAGACCAAAAAGAAACAGTGGTGCGCCAACTGCAGGAAGGAGGCCATCTTCTACTGCTGCTGGAACACCAGCTATTGTGACTACCCCTGTCAGCAAGCCCACTGGCCTGAGCACATGAAGTCCTGCACGCAGTCAG CCTCAGCTTCGCAACAGGACCCGGAGGCAGAGCCCAACTCGGAACCTTCCATCAAAGCATCAGGTCACTCTCCCGCCACACAGACCCTGCCCTCAGGAGCAGGATCCATATCAGACAAAAGCAACTCTCCCTCATTCATGGACAAGAGTAAGGACAGTGCTGCCGTTACTGTGACCTAA
- the LOC118110706 gene encoding protein kinase C-binding protein 1 isoform X3, with protein MDASLRSKVPDPPGLAERPVVPQKRKVSSPTHSSNGHSPSDTSPSPVKKKKKPGAIGSNKDQSELRHGPFYYMKQPALTTDPVDVVPQDGRNDFYCWLCHREGQVLCCELCPRVYHAKCLKLPAEPDGDWFCPECEKITVAECIETQSKAMTMLTLDQLSYLLKFALQKIKQPGTEPFQKPVSLEQHPDYAEYIFHAMDLCTLEKNVKKKMFGCTEAFLADMKWILHNCIIYNGGNHKLTATAKVIVKICEHEMNEIEVCPECYLSSCQKRENWFCEPCSQPHPLVWAKLKGFPFWPAKALRDKDGQVDARFFGQHDRAWVPINNCYLMSKEIPFSVKKTKSIFNSAMQEMEVYVENIRKKFGVFNYAPFRTPFTPNNQLQMLLDPSNPSAGTVKTEKNEKLRLNFDTTASPKMVLSKSSTPSGMTRRVSMTDMPRSPMSTSSSIHTGSDGEQDMEKASRNPGFHYSTGEESMDCSGSPVSGRMGPTGSVTGSPKPFNPGLVPKQERTSGTGGILNLNLDRVKAEMDLKELSETVQQQQQNQQQGSSAALPTPKKHIRSLDKTIESCKAQLGIDEISEDVYKGVDHSDSEDSEKSDSSDSEYLSDEEHKPKISTQDDKDKAEKKRPKASTDRENKEGGTGPGDKVTIESLLKEKQGTNGPDRDLQDKPRTPQSQPLADKPKAPEEGKGDSATSVTEQDSDSERELVIDLGDEHGGRDSKRARREPGASAAKTPKESNAAKLEGKLPSSATAAAPSRDAASSLKDALQPSITAALNLVSTAASGPSSSTTATSGPTSAASPASTSVSAASPVPAALKKQRPLLPKETAQAVQRAVVWNPTKFPASSQKLQMEKVQKQQQQGEQSAVQTQAQTPGQTRSPQQLQSQPQNSSSSTRYQTRQAAKVQHKDPPQNTSSSTAAQVTSSSSSSFMSGDVQIPTVSADVAADITKYTNKIMDTIKGTMTEIYSDLSKNTSGNTIAEIRRLRIEIEKLQWLHQQELSEMKHNLELTMAEMRQSLEQERERLVAEVKKQTEVEKQQAVDETKKKQWCANCRKEAIFYCCWNTSYCDYPCQQAHWPEHMKSCTQSASASQQDPEAEPNSEPSIKASGHSPATQTLPSGAGSISDKSNSPSFMDKSKDSAAVTVT; from the exons TCAGAGCTAAGACATGGTCCGTTTTACTATATGAAGCAGCCAGCACTCACCACAGATCCTGTTGATGTTGTACCGCAGGACGGCAGGAATGACTTCTACTGCTGGCTGTGCCACCGCGAGGGCCAGGTGCTCTGCTGTGAGCTCTGCCCCAGGGTGTACCACGCCAAGTGCCTCAAACTACCAGCCGAGCCCGATGGCGACTGGTTCTGTCCAGAGTGTGAG AAAATAACCGTTGCCGAATGCATTGAAACCCAGAGCAAGGCAATGACGATGCTGACATTAGACCAACTGTCCTACTTGCTCAAATTTGCACTCCAAAAGATTAAACAGCCAGGG ACTGAGCCTTTTCAGAAGCCTGTGTCTCTGGAACAACACCCAGATTACGCTGAGTATATCTTCCATGCCATGGACCTGTGTACTTTAGAGAAG aatgtaaaaaagaaaatgttcgGCTGCACTGAAGCCTTTCTTGCTGATATGAAATGGATCTTGCACAACTGCATCATCTATAATGGAG GTAATCATAAACTCACAGCAACTGCGAAAGTCATCGTCAAGATTTGTGAACATGAG ATGAACGAGATCGAGGTGTGTCCAGAGTGTTACCTGTCTTCATGCCAAAAAAGGGAAAACTGGTTTTGTGAGCCATGT AGTCAACCCCACCCCCTGGTCTGGGCCAAGCTAAAGGGGTTTCCTTTCTGGCCAGCAAAAGCACTTCGAGATAAGGACGGACAGGTAGACGCACGGTTCTTTGGTCAACATGACAG GGCATGGGTCCCCATCAACAACTGCTACCTCATGTCCAAAGAGATCCCCTTCTCCGTGAAAAAGACGAAAAGCATTTTCAACAGTGCCATGCAGGAGATGGAGGTCTATGTGGAAAACATTCGCAAGAAATTCGGGGTCTTCAACTACGCACCCTTCCGCACTCCCTTCACACCCAACAACCAGCTACAGATGCTGTTGGACCCCTCCAACCCCAGTGCTGGGACAGTGAAGACGGAGAAAAATGAGAAACTTCGCTTAAACTTTGATACGACCGCATCTCCCAAGATGGTCCTCAGCAAGAGTTCCACACCCAGTGGAATGACTCGCAGGGTCTCCATGACGGACATGCCTCGGTCCCCCATGAGCACCAGCTCGTCTATCCACACAGGGTCTGATGGGGAGCAGGACATGGAGAAGGCCAGCAGGAATCCTGGTTTCCACTACAGCACTGGAGAGGAATCAATGGACTGTTCAG GGTCTCCGGTCTCAGGCAGGATGGGTCCTACAGGCAGTGTGACAGGCAGCCCAAAACCCTTTAACCCTGGACTAGTGCCCAAACAGGAAAGGACCTCGGGCACAGGCGGCATCCTAAATCTCAACCTGG ATCGAGTAAAGGCTGAAATGGATCTGAAGGAGTTAAGTGaaactgtgcagcagcagcaacaaaatcAGCAACAAGGATCGTCTGCCGCCCTCCCGACCCCAAAGAAACACATCAGGAGCCTGGACAAGACTATTGAAAGCTGCAAGGCTCAGCTCG GGATTGATGAGATTTCTGAAGATGTGTATAAAGGTGTGGATCACAGTGACTCGGAAGACTCTGAGAAGTCGGACTCAAGTGACAGCGAGTATCTCAGCGACGAGGAACACAAGCCAAAGATCTCAACCCAGGACGACAAggacaaagcagagaaaaagaggCCTAAGGCGAGCACGGACAGAGAGAATAAGGAGGGAGGAACAGGGCCAGGGGATAAAGTCACCATTGAATCCCTGCTTAAAGAGAAACAGGGGACCAATGGCCCAGATAGGGACCTCCAGGACAAGCCCAGAACGCCCCAGTCTCAGCCCCTCGCTGACAAGCCCAAAGCTCCAGAGGAGGGCAAAGGAGATTCTGCTACATCAGTAACGGAGCAAGACTCTGATTCTGAAAGAGAGCTGGTGATTGACCTGGGTGATGAACACGGAGGTCGGGACTCAAAGAGGGCGAGAAGAGAGCCAGGAGCTTCGGCTGCCAAGACTCCCAAAGAGTCTAATGCTGCCAAGTTGGAAG GTAAACTTCCTTCATctgctacagcagcagcaccatcaCGGGACGCTGCCTCCAGCCTGAAAGATGCCTTGCAACCTTCCATCACCGCTGCCCTCAACCTCGTCTCCACTGCAGCATCCGGTCCGTCCAGTTCCACCACAGCTACCAGCGGACCAACCAGTGCTGCCTCTCCTGCCTCCACCTCGGTCTCCGCAGCATCCCCAGTACCTGCAGCGTTAAAGAAACAGCGCCCCCTACTGCCCAAAGAGACAGCTCAGGCCGTGCAGCGGGCAGTGGTCTGGAATCCCACCAAGTTTCCAGCGTCCTCTCAGAAGTTGCAAATGGAGAAggtgcagaagcagcagcagcaaggagAGCAGTCAGCAGTGCAAACACAGGCCCAGACGCCAGGTCAAACACGAAgcccacagcagctgcagtctcaACCGCAGAACTCCTCTTCCAGCACCCGCTATCAGACCAGACAGGCAGCCAAAG TGCAACACAAAGACCCGCCTCAGAATACGTCCTCATCCACAGCTGCACAGGTCACATCCTCTAGCTCCTCTTCCTTCATGTCAGGAGACGTACAGATCCCCACAGTCtctgctgatgtggctgcagaTATAACCAAGTACACGAACAAG ATTATGGACACAATAAAAGGGACAATGACTGAAATCTACAGCGACCTTTCCAAAAACACGTCAGGAAACACAATTGCAGAG ATACGACGGTTAAGAATAGAGATTGAAAAACTCCAGTGGTTGCATCAACAAGAGTTGTCAGAGATGAAACACAATCTAG AACTGACGATGGCGGAGATGAGGCAGAGTCTGGAGCAGGAAAGAGAACGGTTGGTGGCTGAGGTGAAGAAGCAGACGGAAGTGGAAAAGCAGCAGGCGGTGGACGAGACCAAAAAGAAACAGTGGTGCGCCAACTGCAGGAAGGAGGCCATCTTCTACTGCTGCTGGAACACCAGCTATTGTGACTACCCCTGTCAGCAAGCCCACTGGCCTGAGCACATGAAGTCCTGCACGCAGTCAG CCTCAGCTTCGCAACAGGACCCGGAGGCAGAGCCCAACTCGGAACCTTCCATCAAAGCATCAGGTCACTCTCCCGCCACACAGACCCTGCCCTCAGGAGCAGGATCCATATCAGACAAAAGCAACTCTCCCTCATTCATGGACAAGAGTAAGGACAGTGCTGCCGTTACTGTGACCTAA
- the LOC118110706 gene encoding protein kinase C-binding protein 1 isoform X2 produces MSLAEEEIKTESDVVEGMDASLRSKVPDPPGLAERPVVPQKRKVSSPTHSSNGHSPSDTSPSPVKKKKKPGAIGSNKDQSELRHGPFYYMKQPALTTDPVDVVPQDGRNDFYCWLCHREGQVLCCELCPRVYHAKCLKLPAEPDGDWFCPECEKITVAECIETQSKAMTMLTLDQLSYLLKFALQKIKQPGTEPFQKPVSLEQHPDYAEYIFHAMDLCTLEKNVKKKMFGCTEAFLADMKWILHNCIIYNGGNHKLTATAKVIVKICEHEMNEIEVCPECYLSSCQKRENWFCEPCSQPHPLVWAKLKGFPFWPAKALRDKDGQVDARFFGQHDRAWVPINNCYLMSKEIPFSVKKTKSIFNSAMQEMEVYVENIRKKFGVFNYAPFRTPFTPNNQLQMLLDPSNPSAGTVKTEKNEKLRLNFDTTASPKMVLSKSSTPSGMTRRVSMTDMPRSPMSTSSSIHTGSDGEQDMEKASRNPGFHYSTGEESMDCSGSPVSGRMGPTGSVTGSPKPFNPGLVPKQERTSGTGGILNLNLDRVKAEMDLKELSETVQQQQQNQQQGSSAALPTPKKHIRSLDKTIESCKAQLGIDEISEDVYKGVDHSDSEDSEKSDSSDSEYLSDEEHKPKISTQDDKDKAEKKRPKASTDRENKEGGTGPGDKVTIESLLKEKQGTNGPDRDLQDKPRTPQSQPLADKPKAPEEGKGDSATSVTEQDSDSERELVIDLGDEHGGRDSKRARREPGASAAKTPKESNAAKLEGKLPSSATAAAPSRDAASSLKDALQPSITAALNLVSTAASGPSSSTTATSGPTSAASPASTSVSAASPVPAALKKQRPLLPKETAQAVQRAVVWNPTKFPASSQKLQMEKVQKQQQQGEQSAVQTQAQTPGQTRSPQQLQSQPQNSSSSTRYQTRQAAKVQHKDPPQNTSSSTAAQVTSSSSSSFMSGDVQIPTVSADVAADITKYTNKIMDTIKGTMTEIYSDLSKNTSGNTIAEIRRLRIEIEKLQWLHQQELSEMKHNLELTMAEMRQSLEQERERLVAEVKKQTEVEKQQAVDETKKKQWCANCRKEAIFYCCWNTSYCDYPCQQAHWPEHMKSCTQSASASQQDPEAEPNSEPSIKASGHSPATQTLPSGAGSISDKSNSPSFMDKSKDSAAVTVT; encoded by the exons TCAGAGCTAAGACATGGTCCGTTTTACTATATGAAGCAGCCAGCACTCACCACAGATCCTGTTGATGTTGTACCGCAGGACGGCAGGAATGACTTCTACTGCTGGCTGTGCCACCGCGAGGGCCAGGTGCTCTGCTGTGAGCTCTGCCCCAGGGTGTACCACGCCAAGTGCCTCAAACTACCAGCCGAGCCCGATGGCGACTGGTTCTGTCCAGAGTGTGAG AAAATAACCGTTGCCGAATGCATTGAAACCCAGAGCAAGGCAATGACGATGCTGACATTAGACCAACTGTCCTACTTGCTCAAATTTGCACTCCAAAAGATTAAACAGCCAGGG ACTGAGCCTTTTCAGAAGCCTGTGTCTCTGGAACAACACCCAGATTACGCTGAGTATATCTTCCATGCCATGGACCTGTGTACTTTAGAGAAG aatgtaaaaaagaaaatgttcgGCTGCACTGAAGCCTTTCTTGCTGATATGAAATGGATCTTGCACAACTGCATCATCTATAATGGAG GTAATCATAAACTCACAGCAACTGCGAAAGTCATCGTCAAGATTTGTGAACATGAG ATGAACGAGATCGAGGTGTGTCCAGAGTGTTACCTGTCTTCATGCCAAAAAAGGGAAAACTGGTTTTGTGAGCCATGT AGTCAACCCCACCCCCTGGTCTGGGCCAAGCTAAAGGGGTTTCCTTTCTGGCCAGCAAAAGCACTTCGAGATAAGGACGGACAGGTAGACGCACGGTTCTTTGGTCAACATGACAG GGCATGGGTCCCCATCAACAACTGCTACCTCATGTCCAAAGAGATCCCCTTCTCCGTGAAAAAGACGAAAAGCATTTTCAACAGTGCCATGCAGGAGATGGAGGTCTATGTGGAAAACATTCGCAAGAAATTCGGGGTCTTCAACTACGCACCCTTCCGCACTCCCTTCACACCCAACAACCAGCTACAGATGCTGTTGGACCCCTCCAACCCCAGTGCTGGGACAGTGAAGACGGAGAAAAATGAGAAACTTCGCTTAAACTTTGATACGACCGCATCTCCCAAGATGGTCCTCAGCAAGAGTTCCACACCCAGTGGAATGACTCGCAGGGTCTCCATGACGGACATGCCTCGGTCCCCCATGAGCACCAGCTCGTCTATCCACACAGGGTCTGATGGGGAGCAGGACATGGAGAAGGCCAGCAGGAATCCTGGTTTCCACTACAGCACTGGAGAGGAATCAATGGACTGTTCAG GGTCTCCGGTCTCAGGCAGGATGGGTCCTACAGGCAGTGTGACAGGCAGCCCAAAACCCTTTAACCCTGGACTAGTGCCCAAACAGGAAAGGACCTCGGGCACAGGCGGCATCCTAAATCTCAACCTGG ATCGAGTAAAGGCTGAAATGGATCTGAAGGAGTTAAGTGaaactgtgcagcagcagcaacaaaatcAGCAACAAGGATCGTCTGCCGCCCTCCCGACCCCAAAGAAACACATCAGGAGCCTGGACAAGACTATTGAAAGCTGCAAGGCTCAGCTCG GGATTGATGAGATTTCTGAAGATGTGTATAAAGGTGTGGATCACAGTGACTCGGAAGACTCTGAGAAGTCGGACTCAAGTGACAGCGAGTATCTCAGCGACGAGGAACACAAGCCAAAGATCTCAACCCAGGACGACAAggacaaagcagagaaaaagaggCCTAAGGCGAGCACGGACAGAGAGAATAAGGAGGGAGGAACAGGGCCAGGGGATAAAGTCACCATTGAATCCCTGCTTAAAGAGAAACAGGGGACCAATGGCCCAGATAGGGACCTCCAGGACAAGCCCAGAACGCCCCAGTCTCAGCCCCTCGCTGACAAGCCCAAAGCTCCAGAGGAGGGCAAAGGAGATTCTGCTACATCAGTAACGGAGCAAGACTCTGATTCTGAAAGAGAGCTGGTGATTGACCTGGGTGATGAACACGGAGGTCGGGACTCAAAGAGGGCGAGAAGAGAGCCAGGAGCTTCGGCTGCCAAGACTCCCAAAGAGTCTAATGCTGCCAAGTTGGAAG GTAAACTTCCTTCATctgctacagcagcagcaccatcaCGGGACGCTGCCTCCAGCCTGAAAGATGCCTTGCAACCTTCCATCACCGCTGCCCTCAACCTCGTCTCCACTGCAGCATCCGGTCCGTCCAGTTCCACCACAGCTACCAGCGGACCAACCAGTGCTGCCTCTCCTGCCTCCACCTCGGTCTCCGCAGCATCCCCAGTACCTGCAGCGTTAAAGAAACAGCGCCCCCTACTGCCCAAAGAGACAGCTCAGGCCGTGCAGCGGGCAGTGGTCTGGAATCCCACCAAGTTTCCAGCGTCCTCTCAGAAGTTGCAAATGGAGAAggtgcagaagcagcagcagcaaggagAGCAGTCAGCAGTGCAAACACAGGCCCAGACGCCAGGTCAAACACGAAgcccacagcagctgcagtctcaACCGCAGAACTCCTCTTCCAGCACCCGCTATCAGACCAGACAGGCAGCCAAAG TGCAACACAAAGACCCGCCTCAGAATACGTCCTCATCCACAGCTGCACAGGTCACATCCTCTAGCTCCTCTTCCTTCATGTCAGGAGACGTACAGATCCCCACAGTCtctgctgatgtggctgcagaTATAACCAAGTACACGAACAAG ATTATGGACACAATAAAAGGGACAATGACTGAAATCTACAGCGACCTTTCCAAAAACACGTCAGGAAACACAATTGCAGAG ATACGACGGTTAAGAATAGAGATTGAAAAACTCCAGTGGTTGCATCAACAAGAGTTGTCAGAGATGAAACACAATCTAG AACTGACGATGGCGGAGATGAGGCAGAGTCTGGAGCAGGAAAGAGAACGGTTGGTGGCTGAGGTGAAGAAGCAGACGGAAGTGGAAAAGCAGCAGGCGGTGGACGAGACCAAAAAGAAACAGTGGTGCGCCAACTGCAGGAAGGAGGCCATCTTCTACTGCTGCTGGAACACCAGCTATTGTGACTACCCCTGTCAGCAAGCCCACTGGCCTGAGCACATGAAGTCCTGCACGCAGTCAG CCTCAGCTTCGCAACAGGACCCGGAGGCAGAGCCCAACTCGGAACCTTCCATCAAAGCATCAGGTCACTCTCCCGCCACACAGACCCTGCCCTCAGGAGCAGGATCCATATCAGACAAAAGCAACTCTCCCTCATTCATGGACAAGAGTAAGGACAGTGCTGCCGTTACTGTGACCTAA